Genomic DNA from Hymenobacter jejuensis:
CGACCCCGAGGCCTTGGTGCAGGTAGGCGAGGTCGCAGCCGCGTGCAGTGCGCAGGCTGGTCATCAGGTATTCGTTGGCGCGGTCGGTCGGCGTGAGCTGTTCGTAGGTTGCTGGCACTTCGTTGTGCTCAAGTATGGCCGTTACATACTGCGGGTTGTTGGCGACGGTATATTGGCGGCTGGCACCGTCGTAGGAGTGCGCGCTGGGGCCAAGGCCGAGATACGGCACACCGCGCCAGTAATTGGAGTTGTGGCGTGACTCGCGGCCGGGCCGGCAGAAATTCGATATCTCGTATTGCTCGTAGCCGTGCGCCCGCATTTGGGAGAGCAACATTTCAAACTGCGCCGCAACAAAATCATCGGGCGGGGCTTTGAAGGTGCCTTTTTTCAATTGACGCCCGAACACGGTATCCGGCTCAATAGTAAGGGCATAGCAGGATAGGTGCGGCACCTGCAAAGCAAAAGCTTCCTCCATGTCGCGTTTCCAGATGCGGTGGTCAGGAGCTGGCACGCCATAGATCAAATCCACGGAAATGTTCTCAAAACCAGCGGCTTGTGCCATGTGCACGCACTGCCGCGACTCCTGCGCCGAGTGGGCCCGGTTCATCAGGCGCAGGTGCGGTTCGTAAAAGCTTTGCAGGCCGATGCTCAGCCGGTTGACGGGCGAGGCCGCCAGCGAACGCAGTTTGGTCGCCGTTAGGTCGTCGGGGTTGGCTTCGAGTGTAATTTCGGCCTGTGGCGAAACCGCAAAGTGCTGGTGAATAGCTTCAAAGATTATATCTAGCTCATTATCAGTAAGTAACGAAGGGGTGCCGCCGCCGAAATAAATGGTTTGCAGCGTGGTATCGTCACCTAGGTAGCGGGCCCGCAACTCCAGTTCGCGCACCAAAGCTTCCACAAAACGACTTTTCAAGGCCATGGACGTGCTGAAGTGAAAGTCGCAGTAGTGGCAGGCTTGCTTGCAGAAGGGAATGTGGAGGTAAAGACCGGGCATAAAACAAGGGCGCGCCGGACGCGCCCGACGTAGAAAAGTAAGCGTAGGATGGTTAGTAACAGGCTATTGGGCCGTAATCGTTCAGCGCCGGGCCCAGGCAACGCGCCCCTCCGTACTTTCGGGAAATTAAAAGCGCCGTTTTGCGTTTCTGTTCCCAAATGTACGCTCGCGCCTTCTTTCTTCTGATGATGCTACTGGTGCTGATCGCTTGGTCCGCGAGCGCATGGGCGCAGATCCCGCCACCGCTGCCCAACCAGCCGTCGTTGCAGTCGCCACCGGTTCCGCCTGCTGCGCCGCGCCCCGACTCGACGGCACGGGCGGTGAAGCGCCTAAGCCGACCCAAAGTGTTGCAGCTAGAACTGGAAGACGCCGATCAGGCGGTAGTGCAGCGCTATCGGTACCGGACCCTACTGCCCGATTCGCTGGCGGCCCTGCGTGAAGTGCGCGATTTGGTATTGTCCTTACAGACAGATGCTTACCTCACGGCTTCAGCCGATGCCATGAGCTGGAGCCGCGATTCGCTGCACGTGCGCCTGTACGTAGGCGAACAGTTTCGGTGGGCGCATCTGCGCAACGGCAACCTCGGCGACGCCTTGCTGATTCGGGCGGGGTACCGCGAGAAATTTTACGCCAACAAACCCTTTTTGCCCGCCGACTGGACGCGCCTACAGCAACGCATCATTGCCGAAGCCGAAAACCAAGGCTTCCCATTTGCCTCGGTCCGCATGGATTCGGTGCAGCTGCGCGGGGCGGCTATCGAAGGGCGGGTAGTGCTAGACCGTGGCCCTGCCATCGTGTTCGATTCCTTGCAAATTGTAGGCAATACTAAAACGCGTAAGCAGTTCTTAACCAAATACTTGCAAATACTTCCTAACCAGCCTTACAGCCAGCAACGGGTGGAGGCAGCGGCTCGTCTGCTGCGGCAGCTTCCTTACTTGCAACTCAAGGCCGAGCCGGAAGTACGCTTTTCAAAAGGGCGGGCGCGGGTGTATCTGCTCCTCGACGACCGCTCGGCCAACCAGTTCGATGCCATCGTGGGCGTGTTGCCCAATCCCAATCCCGGCATCGGGCAGAAGCGCGTGCAACTTACTGGCGACGTGACGCTTAACTTGCGCAACCTGCGCGGTGGCGGCAAGCAGATTGGGTTGCAGTGGCGCAAGGTAGACGTGGCCTCGCAGCAACTCG
This window encodes:
- the hemW gene encoding radical SAM family heme chaperone HemW, giving the protein MPGLYLHIPFCKQACHYCDFHFSTSMALKSRFVEALVRELELRARYLGDDTTLQTIYFGGGTPSLLTDNELDIIFEAIHQHFAVSPQAEITLEANPDDLTATKLRSLAASPVNRLSIGLQSFYEPHLRLMNRAHSAQESRQCVHMAQAAGFENISVDLIYGVPAPDHRIWKRDMEEAFALQVPHLSCYALTIEPDTVFGRQLKKGTFKAPPDDFVAAQFEMLLSQMRAHGYEQYEISNFCRPGRESRHNSNYWRGVPYLGLGPSAHSYDGASRQYTVANNPQYVTAILEHNEVPATYEQLTPTDRANEYLMTSLRTARGCDLAYLHQGLGVDLRTQRAEYLQHLQNNGWATVQNETLALTDRGKLLADHITLELFLEQ
- a CDS encoding BamA/TamA family outer membrane protein → MYARAFFLLMMLLVLIAWSASAWAQIPPPLPNQPSLQSPPVPPAAPRPDSTARAVKRLSRPKVLQLELEDADQAVVQRYRYRTLLPDSLAALREVRDLVLSLQTDAYLTASADAMSWSRDSLHVRLYVGEQFRWAHLRNGNLGDALLIRAGYREKFYANKPFLPADWTRLQQRIIAEAENQGFPFASVRMDSVQLRGAAIEGRVVLDRGPAIVFDSLQIVGNTKTRKQFLTKYLQILPNQPYSQQRVEAAARLLRQLPYLQLKAEPEVRFSKGRARVYLLLDDRSANQFDAIVGVLPNPNPGIGQKRVQLTGDVTLNLRNLRGGGKQIGLQWRKVDVASQQLDAQYVHPSFFGTPLEVAGTFNLYKQSSAFVTLRPRLQVTYPTARAGRITFFTERRSSRLLTDPTFKTRTTLPDTIDSEFNSYGLEYSWNALDDMYFPRRGLLASLQASVGNKRIFKNADLNAALYNSVPLRSTQEALGVRVEYYYNVGRNGVLLTRLRGEALINKRLFLNDLFRLGGLATLRGFNEFAFYASQYAVSTVEFRQFTGADAYVFLFADQGILQRGLVNDKAWDAPTGLGAGLSFRTPAGMFQFVYSIGRSNNQKFSFNSSKIHFGITSRF